In Desulfuromonas acetexigens, the genomic stretch ACCATTCTCCTTTACCTGGGGAGCAAGACCTTCGATGAAATCCGCGATCTGCAGGGCAAACTGCAACTGCGCGCCGATCTCATCGGCAAGCTCAACGCCCTGCTGACCAAGGGCAAGATCAAAACCATCTATTTCACCGATTTCGTCGTTCAGTAGAGGCGGCCTTGGATCGCATCCTCAGTAGAGAAGAAATCGCGGAACTCCTCTCGGCGGTTCAGCACGGCACCATCGAGACGGCCGCCGAGGTTCCGCCGCCGCCGAGCGATCAGCCGGTGCGCGGGCTCAACCTGGTCGGTGGTCGGGGGGGGCTGGGGCGCTGGCGGATTCCCAACCTCGATCTCATCTTCGAGGCGATCGGGCGTGGCTACGGCATCACCCTGACCAACCGCCTGCAACGCCAGGTCACGGTCAAATATACCGGCAGCGACTCCCTCGGCTTCGCCGAGTATCTGGAAACCATCCAGAACAATTCCGCCATCGGTCTGCTCGACCTCGAACCCTTCAAGTCGGGGGCGTTGCTCATCTACAGCGGCGAACTCTCTTTTGTCCTGCTGGAAATTCTGCTCGGCGGCGCGATCAAGAAGATAGTCCCCTTGCAGCGTTCCCTGACCAGCATCGAAACGACCCTGCTCAAGGGGTTGATGACTTCCCTCTGTCCCGATCTGAAAAAGGCCTTCGATCCGGTGGAGCAGCTACATCCACAGCTGCTCAAGGTCGAGACCAACCCGCGGCTGGTCAATATTGTCCCGCCCGAGGCAGGGATTCTGGTCGTGACTTTCGGGGTGAACCTGGAGGGGCTGTCCGGGGTGATGACCCTGGTCATTCCCCACGCCTCCCTGGAGCCGTTGCGAGAGAGGCTGCGCGAGTCGACCCTCTCCGTGGAGCTGCGCAACAGCGACGAATGGCCGAGTCTGCTTGCCGACGGGGTGGCGACGATGCCGGTGGAGATCTCGGCCCAGGTTGCCGAGGTGGTGGTCATGGTGCGGGACATCCTCAACTTTCAGGAGGGGGATATCATCGACCTGGGCTGCGCGCCCAACGTCCCCCTCAAGGTGCTGGTCGAAGGACGTCCCAAGTTCTGGGCGACGGGGGGAACCCAGAACGGCAATAAGGCGATTCGCATCATCAACCGGATGCCGCAACGGAGCAAATAATGGATAACAGCAAACAGCCGCAGGGCCAGGGTGAAGTCAAGAATCTCGAATTTCTGCTCGATATTCCCTTGCAGATTTCCGTGGAGGTCGGCCGCAGCCGCATTCTCATCAAGGAACTGCTGGAGATGCAGGAAGGGACGGTGGTCGAGCTCGACAAGCTGGCCGGGGAACCCCTCGACGTCTACGTCAACTCGCGCCTCATCGCCCGGGGCGAAGCAGTGCTGGTCAACGAAAAGTTCGGCATCCGCCTGACCGATGTGGTCAGTCCCGCCGAACGCATCGAGAATCTGGGCTGAAAAGCGACGACAGGATGAGGATCATGATCAGGACGCAAGCCATGCTTCTTCTGCTGGTGACGGCTGCTCCGGCCTGGGCCGAGCCCGTTGTCGGCGGCGGCGGGGATCTCTTCATCCCCTGGATCAAGATGATCGTCGCCCTGCTCTTTGTCCTCGGCCTGATCCTGCTGCTCTACTACGGGGCGAGCCGTAAGGGGTTCGGCCTGCTGCCGGCCGCCCGCACCGGGCAGATCAAGGTGCTGGAAATGCGTTCCCTGGGGCCGAAAAAAGGGGTCTGCCTGATCCGGGTGCGGGACGAAGAGTTTCTCCTCGGCCTTGGCGGCGACCGGGTCGAACTGCTGGCGCGCCTCGAGGGGCCGAAAACGACTTTTGCCGAAACTCTGGACAAACAACCGGGGGAATCGGCATGAAGGCCTGGCGCATCCTTCCGCTTCTGCTGCTCGTCCCCGTGTTGGCTCAGGCTCAGGGGTTGCCGACCTTGACCTTCGGCATCGGCGAGGCGACGGAGCCGGGACAGGTCTCTACCGCCCTGCAGGTGCTGATGGTTCTCACCATCTTGTCCGTGGCGCCGGCGATCCTGCTCATGACCACCGCCTTCACCCGGGTGGTGATCGTCCTCTCCTTTGTCCGTCAGGCCATGGGCACCCAGCAGCTCCCGCCGAACCAGATCGTTATCGGCCTGGCGCTCTTTCTGACCCTCTTCATCATGGCGCCGGTCTGGACCAAGGTGAATGAAACCGCCCTGCAACCCTATCTCAACAATGAGCTCAGTCAGCAGGTCGCCCTGGAGAAAGCCCTGGTTCCCATGCGTGATTTCATGCTGGCGCAGACCGCCGAGAAAGATCTGGGTCTGCTCATGGAAATTGCTCGGGTCGAGGCGCCGGCGACCCGGGATGATGTGCCGACCCTGACGCTGATTCCGGCTTTCATGCTCTCCGAGTTGAAACGGGCCTTCCAGATGGGCTTCATGATCTACATCCCCTTTCTGGTCGTGGACATGGTCGTCGCCTCGGTGCTGATGGCCATGGGCATGATGATGCTGCCGCCGCCGATCATTTCGCTCCCCTTCAAGATTCTGCTCTTCGTGCTGGTGGACGGTTGGGCACTGGTGGTCGGCTCCCTCGTCCAGAGCTTTTATTAGCAGGCGGATGAAAAACGCCCATTCGCGGCGTTGCCCTCATCCTTGTCACTGCGACGTACATGGCCGGTACGCCTCGCTCCTCGCATTTCGGGCGCCTTGCGCCTGGGCATTTTTGATCCGCCTGGAAAACCGAGAATTCCATTCGCTCCACGCAGGAACCCCCGGAGGAATCTTATGACTCCCGAATTCGTCGTCGCTCTTGGCCGCCAGTCGGTGGAGCTGGTCTTGATGCTGGCCGCCCCCATGCTCATCTGCGCTTTGGTGGTCGGCTTGCTCATCAGCATCTTTCAGGCCGCCACCCAGATCAACGAGCAGACCATGACCTTCATCCCGAAGATCGTGGCGGTCCTCGTCTCGCTGATCATCTTCGCCCCCTGGATGATTCAGAAACTGCTCTCCTTTACCTCCGGCATTCTGGTGGGCATCGCCACCACCGGTATCTGATCCGCCCCATGGACGGACTGCCCTTCACCGTCGCCGGTTTTCAGCTCTTTCTCGTCTGTCTCGCGCGCATGGCCGCCATGATCGGCACCCTGCCGGTCTTCGGCAGCGGCACGGCGCCGGCGCGGGTGCGCATCGGCCTGGCGGTGATGCTGGCGCTGCTGATCTTTCCGGTGGTTCGCCCCTATCTCCCGCCCCCGGATTTTTCTCCCGTCACCCTGGGACTGCTGATTCTTGGCGAAGCCCTGCTTGGCCTGATGGTCGGGTTCATCGCCCAGTTGGTGCTGACCTCCGTCGAGGTGGGGGGTACCATTATCGGCTACAAGATGGGTTTCGCCGCCGCCAACGTCTTCGATCCCCAGAGCCAGCGCCAGATCGAACTGATTTCCCAGTACCAGAATGTCATCGCTGTCCTCATCTTTCTCGCCCTCGACGCCCACCATCTTTTCCTCCGTGCCGTGGTGCGCTCCTACGAGCTGCTGCCTCCGGGCGGGATCGACATCGGTGGCGACGCGGTCCCCTTTCTCATGACCCTGGTCAGCCGCATGTTCGTCCTCGGCATCCAGCTCAGCGCACCGATTCTGGCGGTGCTGATTCTGGCCAGCCTGGTGATGGGCATCCTTGCCCGGGTCTTCCCCCAGCTCAACGTCTTCATGCTCTCCTTTCCCCTCAATATCGGTGTCGGCTTCCTTGTCATGGGTTTGACACTCAGCCTCCTGGTGCTCATGCTCGAGCGGGAATTCGGCATCGTCCCCGAGCGGATTCTCCATCTCATTCAGACCTTCAGGTAAGGCGGATTCTCCCTTTTTTCCCGGCCCAACGCTGAAATCGAGCGCTCCCCCGGGAAAAAATCTTCGCCCTTTTCATCTCTTGGAAAAATTGGACCGGGTTTTGCTGATAAGGAGTCCGGAGGGTGCGGCGCGGTGCCGCAGCCGGATGAAAAGGTAAGGCATGGCCGACGAGGACAAGGACTCCAAAACAGAACAGGCGACAGCGAAGCGGCGTCGTGATTTTCGCGAGAAAGGGCAGGTCGCCCAGAGCCGCGAAGTTCATACCGCCGCGCTGATGACCTTTTTTCTCCTCCTCTGGTACTTTTATGCCCCCTACTTCTGGGGTCAGCTCGAACTTTTGACCCGCGGCGTTTTCGGCATGGTCGGAAGCTTCGAAGTGACCCCCGTCTCGGTCCAGGGCCTCTTTCTCTTTCTCCTTTCCCGCCTCGGACTGCTGATCGCCCCCCTACTGGCGCTGGTGCTGGTGGTCGGCTTCTTCTCCAGTTTCATGCAGATCGGCTGGCTCTTCACCACCAAGCCGATGGAACCGGATCTGGCCAAGCTCGACCCGATCAAGGGCGCGAAAAAATTCATCTCCAAGCGTTCCTTTATCGAGGTTCTCAAGTCGCTGGCCAAGGTGCTGATCATCGGCTTTTTTGCCTATCAGACAGTACGCAACGAGTTCGAACAGGCCCTCTATCTGATCGACATGCCGCCGATCAGCACCCTGGTTTTTACCGGGCAACTGGCCTTTTCCGTGCTGCTCAAGACCTGCGGCATCCTCATCGTGCTGGCGCTGCTCGACTATCTTTTCGTCCGTTGGGAGATGGAAGAGAAGATGAAGATGACCAAGCAAGAGCAAAAGGAAGAGTACAAAGAGACCGAGGGGGATCCGCTGATCAAGGGCAAGATTCGCCAGATCCAGATGCAGATGGCGCGCAAGCGGATGATGGCGGAGATCCCCAAGGCCGACGTGGTCATCACCAACCCGACCCATCTCTCGATCGCCATCGCCTATCGCCGCGACGAGATGGATGCCCCGCAGATCGTCGCCAAGGGGGCCGACACCCTGGCCATGAAGATTCGCGAGATCGCCAAGGAGCATAAGGTGCCGCTGGTGGAGAACGTGCCGGTGGCGCGGGCCTTGTACAAGTTTGAAGTGGGGGATGCCGTCCCCGAAGAGCTCTA encodes the following:
- the fliQ gene encoding flagellar biosynthesis protein FliQ, whose product is MTPEFVVALGRQSVELVLMLAAPMLICALVVGLLISIFQAATQINEQTMTFIPKIVAVLVSLIIFAPWMIQKLLSFTSGILVGIATTGI
- the flhB gene encoding flagellar biosynthesis protein FlhB; this encodes MADEDKDSKTEQATAKRRRDFREKGQVAQSREVHTAALMTFFLLLWYFYAPYFWGQLELLTRGVFGMVGSFEVTPVSVQGLFLFLLSRLGLLIAPLLALVLVVGFFSSFMQIGWLFTTKPMEPDLAKLDPIKGAKKFISKRSFIEVLKSLAKVLIIGFFAYQTVRNEFEQALYLIDMPPISTLVFTGQLAFSVLLKTCGILIVLALLDYLFVRWEMEEKMKMTKQEQKEEYKETEGDPLIKGKIRQIQMQMARKRMMAEIPKADVVITNPTHLSIAIAYRRDEMDAPQIVAKGADTLAMKIREIAKEHKVPLVENVPVARALYKFEVGDAVPEELYTAVAEILAYVYSLKGKTKQ
- the fliO gene encoding flagellar biosynthetic protein FliO: MIRTQAMLLLLVTAAPAWAEPVVGGGGDLFIPWIKMIVALLFVLGLILLLYYGASRKGFGLLPAARTGQIKVLEMRSLGPKKGVCLIRVRDEEFLLGLGGDRVELLARLEGPKTTFAETLDKQPGESA
- the fliN gene encoding flagellar motor switch protein FliN: MDNSKQPQGQGEVKNLEFLLDIPLQISVEVGRSRILIKELLEMQEGTVVELDKLAGEPLDVYVNSRLIARGEAVLVNEKFGIRLTDVVSPAERIENLG
- the fliR gene encoding flagellar biosynthetic protein FliR, whose product is MDGLPFTVAGFQLFLVCLARMAAMIGTLPVFGSGTAPARVRIGLAVMLALLIFPVVRPYLPPPDFSPVTLGLLILGEALLGLMVGFIAQLVLTSVEVGGTIIGYKMGFAAANVFDPQSQRQIELISQYQNVIAVLIFLALDAHHLFLRAVVRSYELLPPGGIDIGGDAVPFLMTLVSRMFVLGIQLSAPILAVLILASLVMGILARVFPQLNVFMLSFPLNIGVGFLVMGLTLSLLVLMLEREFGIVPERILHLIQTFR
- a CDS encoding flagellar motor switch protein FliM yields the protein MDRILSREEIAELLSAVQHGTIETAAEVPPPPSDQPVRGLNLVGGRGGLGRWRIPNLDLIFEAIGRGYGITLTNRLQRQVTVKYTGSDSLGFAEYLETIQNNSAIGLLDLEPFKSGALLIYSGELSFVLLEILLGGAIKKIVPLQRSLTSIETTLLKGLMTSLCPDLKKAFDPVEQLHPQLLKVETNPRLVNIVPPEAGILVVTFGVNLEGLSGVMTLVIPHASLEPLRERLRESTLSVELRNSDEWPSLLADGVATMPVEISAQVAEVVVMVRDILNFQEGDIIDLGCAPNVPLKVLVEGRPKFWATGGTQNGNKAIRIINRMPQRSK
- the fliP gene encoding flagellar type III secretion system pore protein FliP (The bacterial flagellar biogenesis protein FliP forms a type III secretion system (T3SS)-type pore required for flagellar assembly.); this encodes MKAWRILPLLLLVPVLAQAQGLPTLTFGIGEATEPGQVSTALQVLMVLTILSVAPAILLMTTAFTRVVIVLSFVRQAMGTQQLPPNQIVIGLALFLTLFIMAPVWTKVNETALQPYLNNELSQQVALEKALVPMRDFMLAQTAEKDLGLLMEIARVEAPATRDDVPTLTLIPAFMLSELKRAFQMGFMIYIPFLVVDMVVASVLMAMGMMMLPPPIISLPFKILLFVLVDGWALVVGSLVQSFY